tcgtaaacacgtattCTTGTTCAACACGGAACCCATTTTTTGCCACCCTTATTTTTGAGTAAATTAATGCCTATTGAGTAATTGGATGCTGGCATGAAAGGAGATACAAAATAAATGTACATGTGGGCTAGGCTCATTGAGTTTACTGGGTAACCGGGTTATCGGTCAGGTTCCCAtggggtttagtgcatataggtcactgaaagatacctcTATTTAcaattaggtcactcaaagaaaaaaaattcaaattgggtcacttaaTATTCCAATTTTAAACAATTAGGTCATGAGAGTCCAATTTCGGTCAATTGAACGCCGGATATTGCTGACATGTCCGATGATCGCCTACGTGGACCAAATGACGTGGCTTCTTTGATgatgtaatttttaattaaaaataaaatccaatgaTCATCTTCAACCGCCCATCTCCAGCTCCTGAGGTTCCACCAGCTACAgtacaaacacattagatttgCAAATCCTTCTCTGAAGCAATCAGTTCTGGTCTATAAAACAAGCATGTCAAGCTTCTTCCTACCCCATCCTCTGATTGACTGTGACCATTTTAGAGAGAACCCACCAAGGTAAATGCCCAAAAATTACCAAACTTCTCAGATTGGGTAAACGGGTCACAACCGGTCCGGCACCTCCGGCGATAGTTTCTACGGGAGGATGGATGGAAGTGCTAGTACTCGATACGCTGAGTCCAACGGTACCTTCGGTGGTTAGAGGGGACCTCAGAATCAGCCGGATTGAGCGTCGAAAGTGGCGGCCCACCTCGGATTCGAGGCGCGATTTCTGCGACTGTGGTGGACGGCAGGGGTAGAGGATGGTAGGGGCGAGTTCCTTGTGGTACACTGTTTCTTTTGAGACCAATGGTGGTCCGTTTTGTCGCCGGATGGCGTAGTTGCCATACTTGTCCGTAAGAAGAAGGTGTTGTGAGGGGGGAGAGGGGGAGAGGAAAGGGGTTGCAGacaccttttttgtttttaattttttaattttttttgctgaaTATGccacatgtcatttttattttttattttaaaatccatatattatttatattccacatgtcatttttatcttaaatttattttaaatttcaaaaaaattagtgCCATGTCAACAAATTCTGATAAAAAATTGATCGGAATTAGATCAGAGTGgtttaattgcttaaaattagaacattgagtgatccaatttgaaacttttttctttggatGACCTAATTACAAATTgaggtatctttcagtgacctatatgcactaaacccgGTTCCCATGTCTCTAAAACATGTTGGGTCGGGTCAGACCGGATCTCTTAATCCGACCCCAGTATACACCCCTCCCCCTAATAAAGATTGACCCGAACTATGAACCATCAGGGCCCGCCCGCCCCGGGGTATTGGTACCTAAGAGCCCGGCCGGAGTTTGATTAGTGAAACTGAAAGACGGTGAAAAGGGAAAACCGGAAAATTGAAAGGATTAGCAgcgaagaaagagaaaatgttGGGACTCAACATCCTCTCTCCCCGACTCGCTACCCCAAATCCTCTCCGCTCTTACAAATCCTCAGCTACTCCTCCTTTTGGTTCCAAAATCCAGCACTTATCCTTCTGCACCAAAATCAATAAACCTGCTGTCAAGTGTCGCCATTCTGACTACTACGACCAAGAACAGCAGTTCTCCTCCACCTTGCGCCCGCGCCCCACTTCGGCCGAGGCTTCCCGTCCACAGTCGAACTCAGGAGGTACTTTGTggttttatttcctttttgagCAAAACCAGTTGTTTTATTTCCTTGATAAGATAGGTTCTGGGTAATTTCTCTATATAGTGTGCTAATGGAGTTTCGTTTTTTTCGTGTAAACTTGTAGTGGGTGGGCTGCCGTCTAAGGTTTTTGTGGGTCACTCCATATACAAAGGGAAGGCTGCTCTTACTGTGGAGCCAAAGGCGCCTGAGTTCCTGGCTTTAGATGTATGTTTGATTGAAGTTTTTTTCTGTTCATTGTAAGAACGCTGTTGTTCAGTTTGTGCAGTGGTTTTGTTTAACTGAGTTCTTTGGGCTTAGGTGGGTGGTTACTGTTGTTTTTTTCATCTTGGATTCTTTTGCAGTCAGGTGTATTTAAGTTATCTAGAGATGGTTATGTATTGCTACAGTTCGCTCCAGCAGCAGGTGTTCGTACATACGATTGGGGCAGAAAACAGGTAACTTATGCTCCCCTGGTTTTGGAGAGCTTGGAGAGTTCAAATACTTTAGTAGTTTAATAGAAATAATGATTACTGTAGCAATCATTTAGATCATGTTGCAATTTGCTAAACATTCAATGTGTAATGTGATTGACTTAAAAGAGACCTTTACCACtgaattttgttgttgttccatTTGTCAGTTAGATAACATAGCTCTCATTCAAATTTGCAAGTGAATAAGACTTTATGCTTTCAAATGATATTACTTTGCAGGTTTTAGCATAGCAATATACGGGTGAAATAGTTTAAATTTTCATTGCTTGGTTTAGGAAGAGGATGCAGGTAGAACTTTGGAGGCTGTTATGTGATGTTATGAAATGGCAAAGATTTTTACGATTGACTAAAAGTTTTATGAATGGGCTCGATTGAATTGACTGTTGAGTAGCGAAATCTGTGGCAGAAATTTTTCATTTCATAGTTGAAATTTCTGCCAATAGATTGAAAGCTTCATTTTTGTGGTTTGGTTCAGATTACTGAATTTGCGGTCCACTCtagccttttctttttgttcaacTCATCTTCACAATTTGGAATTCGACAAAGCCCATAACTCTATTAGTGAACTTGCTGAATGGTCGAACCATTGTGTTGAACAGTGAAATATCTATCTGGCAAACCATAATATCTATGGCTTGAACATTCCTTTGCATAACTACTtgtgtttattttaatttattttcccaCCTTTGTGTCAATGCTACTTTCTCTCTTTGGAGTGATACTTGATCACTTGGCACCTTCTCCACTATCAAGAGGTGAATAAGACTTATAACTCTATGGCCATTCAAAAAGACTTATAACTCTGTGAAAGTTTAACTATAATTTCTGGGTAACTATGGTGGCACGTTCATTGCTGTAACGTCACTTGTAATTTATGGAAGGAATATGTTTGCATGTATGACTAGGATAATGGTCCTAAGAACATGATAAATTATTGTTTGTGTTTCCATGCTGTTCCTATAACATTTTGGATGCATTGATGACTGATTTTGATCGTCTCCAGATATTCTCACTGTCCGTGATGGAAATCGGAACTCTAATAGCTCTTGGTGCAAGAGAGTCATGTGAATTCTTTCACGATCCGAATAAGGGGAAAAGGTATTACATATGTTTCATTTTGCTTATTTTTACATGCAGAGCAGATATAACATTCTCAAGTGGGTTCTACAGACtatctttttttgcttttgctttttacCATTGCATGATTTATCTATCCTTAAATTTGGTCTATGATTTTATCCAGTATTATGAATATAACGTCTTTATCACCTTGAACTTTCTTAAACTATATTGCAAAGGGGAAAAAGTAGCTCCTCTTATGTATTCATGGAGCAAAAATGTTTGTGATgagttgttgatgatgataagTATATTCAGTTGGAGGGATTCCTTGTAACATTAGTGTTCATCTAAAATCCTCTGCATGTTTTCGTGGACGTATGTTGGAAGATTTCACAACTATCCAAATTAGATACTTTGTAAAATATACCTTTTAGGAAGAGAAATTCATGCCATGCTTTCGGTGTTTCAGCTGACCGATGCTAGTTTCAGCTGGCCCCTATTCATGACCATTGCTGGCAATCACATATCACTAGGGCACTCATCAATGACCATTACTAGGAATTCACGAATCGTTAACCAAACACTACAACTTGTGCTGATGATCATTTGTCCCTGACTGCAACTATTAAATTATCATCCTTAGAAGTTGATGTTTCTTGCCTGCTAAATATCAAGTTATTGTTGCTGAGAATCTAAGTTACTGTGTGCGAAACAAATGCAGCCTTGGTTATAGATGTTCAGATGTTAATTCTATTGAGCAGGATGCCCTAGTATGAATAGTACTTGATAAAGCTAATTTGCATTGAAGCTTATTCCTATCTACTTGAGCTATTATTGCCAAGCATTTGAGCTGATTATGCCACGTATCTTTACCATTGAATCGGTAATTAATCTATTTGTTAGaatgcacaattttttttttgagacaaaATCCCAAGAAGCTTTGCATCCTTTGAAACTGATCTCTACTAAGATTAAGTTCCATACCCATGCTACATTGACACTCATAGTCATATGCACTTGCAAAAGTTGATGGTGTGCTGTTTGACTCTTGCACTGATGCATACTATTAATTATAGAAGCCAATGCTGAAAGTTATAAATATTGTCTTTCAACAATAAAATACTAATGTGTAATTGTTATCTTTTGTAGTGAAGAAGGAAAGGTCAGGAAGGTGTTGAAGGTAGAGCCACTTCCAGATGGCTCTGGCCACTTCTTCAACCTCAGTGATTATCTATTCCCTTGAACTCATTATGGTAGACTAGGGTAGATTTTCGTATACTATTTGGGTCGTGATGCCATTTATGTGATTCTGACGCAGCATTTATTAGTTTCCTGTTGATGAAGtaattcaatatcaaattcTTCTTGCTCTGGTGGTATATTATCGTTGCAGCATCTTTGCTTTGTTCAAAGTTTTGCCCATTTGCTGTCCCCATAAATGTCTGCTATTTATTGTTTCTTTGTCATTACATGCATGATATCCTGGTGAATATAGGGGTTCAAATTGTTCTTGGTAGGTCAACTCAAGTTATTTCTTTGGAACTTTTGACGACTTtaagtttattttatttattaaaaaatttctcTGATTTTTTCGTGGTTTCTCTATAGCATGCATTGAAGTTGCCTTTCTTATTGCTCTGTGGCATATAGGTGTTCAGAACAAACTTTTGAATGTAGATGAGAGCATTTATATTCCTGTTACCAGAGCAGAGTTTGCAGTCCTCATCTCGGCTTTCAAtgtatgatctctctctctctctctctctctctctctctctctctctccccccttgTTCCGTAGCATACCAGTCTTTTTTTCATTAACATTTGGAAAATTATCCTAcaatgttgaaaaaaattacatgattAAAAATGTAAAAGGATTAAGATAACGAGATGTGATATAACCAGCTGAGTTGCGTTTATTGATACCTTCAGCCGACCCTAGGAATGGATCTTCAGGGCCATGGAGAGTGAATGGAGAAAGCGAGACAAATCCTAATTAGCCAATCCACATAAAAATTGGATGACTTGGGTCTAAATTTGTCAAGCATTGGCCCTTTAAGAAGTTAAGAATCTGATGTCATGAAAATTCTCTGGCTGGACTACTTCACGTCTTCACCTGCCTTTTATATGAATTACTTCTGTGGAAATTTATGATCACCTTGGATGTTTGAATAGCGAGGTCCGCCTTATGTGAGGGCtgcaaaataaattttgttgagAAATCCTTATACCCAATCCTGGTGAATTAATTTGGAGTCAATCTGGTCTTCCTGGCATGTAGCTTGGTACTAATCTCATTTATAAAATGTGGATTCTACATGTAAGTATTTCAACTCTCATTGTGTTCTGGTCTGTGTTCTCTGCAGTTTATCTTGCCATACATTATGGGCTGGCATGCATTTGCAAGTTCCATAAAAGTAGAAGATTCCAGCCGCTTAAATAATGCCAATCCCAAGTATGGAGGAGACTATGAATGGAGCAAGTAGAGGCACTACTTGGTGCAAATGATGGGCTTTTGATCTTTGCAGCTTTTCAAATTGTAGCAGAACCAGTGCCTTTTATCAGAGAAATTCACCCGACAATTTTGGCAATTTTCtgtgtttcataattttgttgCTAAATAGGGAAGACAGATTGAAGCAAATGCCCCCTGGTTTGTAGCATCATATTTATTGATCATATTTGTATGTTTAAAAGCCGGCACATACTTGTCTTAGTGGCAGAAATACTATTAGTTATATCTTTTTGATTGCTTCTTTAATTTCTCTTTCTTGACAAATAAAATCAGACTTCTGATGAGCTAGGGTGCAACCTTTTTTTTATGAGCTGTAATGATAGAGATCTTTATAGTTGGTATGATAGTTATTCCACCTGTTAAGTTGTATGTACATAATTTCATGTGCATTATGTGGGATATATGGAGTCTATGAATTCATTTAAATATTGTACGTTCAACTGAACAGTTGGGATAAAACTAAGGTATCAACTTttaagatctttatcattttcgttttaTGAGTATTGTTATAGAACTCTCAAAATATAGTTCATATTTTATTCTCAAATTTATGTGGCATGTGACATtggaaataatcattgattatattATAAATATACATGTACGATCTACTTAAGGTCTTGAGTATTAttttttatctatatatatttcaactcttttttatttgtttatttttcaccTGTGCCCATCACGATGGAATGGGGGCTGGAATGGTATTTGGTGAAATTGTTTGGAATGTTTTAAATCTCAGCCATCCCTTTATCTGATGGATGAGATTTAACATCATTAAATCAATTTCTTAAACCAGAGAGGGATTTTTCTCCCCAATATATCAACACAAGCGACGACTCCTCTCACCGGCGACGGAGACGGCGACCACTATTACAAGCCCGACCACTCCTCATGGACGACGACCCAACCGACCAAGCAGATCGACAACGACCCATTTCAGTTCCGCTGATTCGACCAATAAACTTGTTTGTCGAATCACAACAAACAGATCGAGGTCCCTATTCTCAATGTTTCGTCATGGCGTTAATGGGTTTTTCCCGCCTCAATTTGGGATTTGGTTTCCACCTAGTAATTTTTCTCTAGCGTGGAACAGTTTAAAACAGTTTATACACCATTGAAGGTCTCTTTGGACCTTCTGTATCAGCATGAAAGCCCAGTTCTTTTGTTGGCTATAGTTGTTAATTCTCAGCTtgatctttgattttcttttccttccagTTTCATGGTTTTTCTCTATAACACTTCTTTTTCTCTAGATTTGGGTTATTCTTGATGGGGGGTTGCACAGGAGAGGAGATCCGGAGGTGCAAGATGAAAAAAGAAGGGTTAAACGATGGACAAAGACGTAATTTTGCCGTGTTGAGTTGTCCACCCTGACCATACGATTGAACCAACGGTCAAGATCTAAAAAATTCCAAACAATTTCACCAAATACCATTCCAGCCCCCAATCCCTAAaaagagcatatatatatatatgcatgcgtGGCCGTCTAAAAAGCTGCCATGCATTCATGACCTACACGTGGCAAAGAAAGGATCCATGCATTTAGGAAGAGAATAACTAACTCTTCTCTTGCAAGAGAATGAACACAGAAAGCTCAGCGGAGAAGAAAATCATTTCCGTTCTGTCCACAACAATGTCCCTCTCAGGTATGTCATCTTCAATCCTTCATTCAATTGAACATTTTCAATATTTATAAATACTCTTAACATCTATCGAATAAGTTATTGCTTCTTTACTTCTCAATATAGTGTACAAATTTGGTAGAAAATGACGCTATCAACTTttccttttgtgttttctctGAAGATTTATGCTGTTGTTCATGGCAACAATTGGAGGATGAACTAAGAGGCTATACGTTTGCTCTTTCTAAAATTTAGATCAGGAAACTTTtctaaaaaaatgttttaatgGGGTAAACTTTCCAACTATGCTTTAAACAGAATCCATTGAAGTATTAATCACATGGGTATGGTGCAAATATCGATATCTGATGACAGATTATCCAAAACTGAATCTTAACATTCATAGGGTTCAGAAATCGCTAACACCCAAATCAGATGCATTGAAAGTCCCTTGCCATGAAGGAATGGTAGCCtcttttatgattttttgtatgttttttggTATTGGTTTTGTGCAGAAATGGCCTCACAAGCACAAATGGTCAAGGAAACTTCAAAACTTACAAGCAATGATGCATATTTTGAAATCATTCAGTCAAGGAAGAAATTACCACGTTCACTACAGGAGACTCTAACGGCTGCATTCACTGCGATTCCTGTTTCATCTTTCCCACTGGTACCCAGCGGCAAAGGTGATGGAAATAGCTTCTTGATTTAATTGCCTTGTATGCTCATTCACCTTATCTGAGTTTGAAGAAAATATAATCAAATTCCTAACAATGGTCACGTTAGTTTTCCAGTTATTGAAATTTCAGCAGAGACAACCATAGCAGATGCTGTTAGGATCCTGTCTGAATGCAACATCATGTCTGCTCCTGTGCAAAACCCAGATGCAAAGACTAGTTTGGATTGGAGGGACAGGTACTTGGGAATCATAGATTACTCGGCCATCATTCTCTGGGTATTGGAGAGTGCAGAACTTGCAGCAGTTGCCTTATCAGCTGGTTCTGCAACAGCTGCTGGTGTCGGTGCTGGAGCTGTAGGTGCTCTTGGAGCACTAGCCTTAGGTGCTACTGGTCCTGCAGCAGTTGCTGGGCTAACCGTTGCAGCAGTCGGGGCAGCCGTTGCAGGTGGTATGTCTGTGGATAAAGGGGTTGGAAAAGATGCTCCCACAGCTGCTGATGACTTGGGCAAGGATTTTTACAAGGTCATCGTTCAAGAAGAACCCTTTAAATCAACCACAGTAAGTATATCTGTATATGCAAGAGAAACCTCAAGTTAACATTCTGTTTTCATCTTCTAAATGATATATAAAATGGGGAACTCTATTGCTCCGCTTTCTTCTTCTAAATGTATCTATAACGTCTGCTTTGTTGCAGGTGAGGTCAATACTTAAATCCTATCGCTGGGCTCCTTTCCTCCCAGTTGCAACGGACAGTTCTATGCTGAGCGTTCTACTATTGCTCTCAAAGTATAGGCTGAGAAATGTACCAGTGATAGAATCAGGGAAGCCAGAAATGAAGAACTTTATAACACAATCTGCAGTCGTTCAGGGACTCGAAGAATGCAGAGGAAGGGATTGGTTTGACTGCATCGCTTCAAGTCCAATATCTGAACTAGGACTTCCTTTCATGTCTTCTAATGAGGTTGAATACTGATGGTAAGTATTTTTTTCTGGCCATCCAACATCAAGATTTTCAAACATGTTCTTTTTCTGCTTTGCCAGTTGATCAGCATCCAGAGCAATGAACTGATTCTGGAAGCTTTCAAGCTAATGAAAGAAAACCAAATTGGTGGTCTTCCAATAGTGGAAGGGTCGTCGAAGAAGATCGTCGGGAAGTTGAGTATCAAAGACATCCGACACTTGCTGCTGAAACCTGAACTTTTCTCCAATTTGAGGTGGGGTAAAAGGGCTAATCCTTACCCTTTGTAGCTTATATCGTTTTATCATTATCTTTAtcacatttctcttcttcttcctcgcaGACAAATTACTGTGATGGATTTCATGAATACTGTCATCTCAACAACCCAAGAAAGTGGTAAAATAAAATCACCAATTACATGCAAGGCGGACTCAAATCTTGGCAGTGTAATCCACAGTCTTGCAACAAACTCAGTTCACAGGATCTATGTTGTagatgatgaggaagatgaagtTAAAGGCGTCATTACCCTGAGAGATGTGATCTCTTGTTTCATATTCGAGCCTCCCAACCATTTTGATAACTACTTTGGCTTTTCTGTGAAGGAAATGCTGAATCAGTGAAAATGGTTATAGCTGTTCTATGAAATATAATGCATATGTAATTCATTTCTATGCAACTCCAACTGTATTAAGTCCAGACAGTTTTGTCAATCCTCTGGCTAGTCCTTTCTACATCTGTCCACCTTCTGATGTACCAAGTCACTTGTTGGGAAACCGTATGTGGAGTCTCATGAGGAAAAGGGTTTAAACTCATTACATTTCATAATAGCAAATGTTACACTTAACGTTGCGTT
This genomic stretch from Tripterygium wilfordii isolate XIE 37 chromosome 22, ASM1340144v1, whole genome shotgun sequence harbors:
- the LOC119990705 gene encoding single-stranded DNA-binding protein WHY1, chloroplastic; protein product: MLGLNILSPRLATPNPLRSYKSSATPPFGSKIQHLSFCTKINKPAVKCRHSDYYDQEQQFSSTLRPRPTSAEASRPQSNSGVGGLPSKVFVGHSIYKGKAALTVEPKAPEFLALDSGVFKLSRDGYVLLQFAPAAGVRTYDWGRKQIFSLSVMEIGTLIALGARESCEFFHDPNKGKSEEGKVRKVLKVEPLPDGSGHFFNLSVQNKLLNVDESIYIPVTRAEFAVLISAFNFILPYIMGWHAFASSIKVEDSSRLNNANPKYGGDYEWSK
- the LOC119991256 gene encoding SNF1-related protein kinase regulatory subunit gamma-1-like, with the protein product MNTESSAEKKIISVLSTTMSLSEMASQAQMVKETSKLTSNDAYFEIIQSRKKLPRSLQETLTAAFTAIPVSSFPLVPSGKVIEISAETTIADAVRILSECNIMSAPVQNPDAKTSLDWRDRYLGIIDYSAIILWVLESAELAAVALSAGSATAAGVGAGAVGALGALALGATGPAAVAGLTVAAVGAAVAGGMSVDKGVGKDAPTAADDLGKDFYKVIVQEEPFKSTTVRSILKSYRWAPFLPVATDSSMLSVLLLLSKYRLRNVPVIESGKPEMKNFITQSAVVQGLEECRGRDWFDCIASSPISELGLPFMSSNELISIQSNELILEAFKLMKENQIGGLPIVEGSSKKIVGKLSIKDIRHLLLKPELFSNLRQITVMDFMNTVISTTQESGKIKSPITCKADSNLGSVIHSLATNSVHRIYVVDDEEDEVKGVITLRDVISCFIFEPPNHFDNYFGFSVKEMLNQ